One Salinimonas marina DNA segment encodes these proteins:
- a CDS encoding zinc-dependent alcohol dehydrogenase family protein: MKQVEMASPDKGLDGLKVNDVAPPPEPAAGEIMVNVKATSLNFHDYGVASGVMAPDAGRILMSDGAGVVSAVGEGVTEFAKGDHVVSLFFPDWQSGPPRLSDFSRTPGDGIDGYAREYVTLPASWFTKAPQGWSHAQSATITTAGLTAWRALVVESQLKAGDKVLLLGTGGVSIYALQIAKAMGAQVAITSSSDEKLEKAKQLGADFTVNYKSDENWGETVESWSDGGVDHVVEVGGPATLSHSITACRVGGNIVLIGVLTGMGGEVPTALLMKKQIKLTGIIVGSHQHQQEFVRALETMQFEPVIDKSFKLEELAEAFRYEESGQHFGKIVAQY, from the coding sequence ATGAAACAAGTTGAAATGGCAAGTCCGGATAAGGGACTGGATGGACTGAAAGTCAATGATGTGGCGCCACCGCCTGAGCCAGCAGCAGGTGAAATTATGGTTAATGTTAAAGCCACGTCGCTGAATTTTCATGACTACGGTGTAGCTTCTGGCGTTATGGCCCCAGATGCGGGTCGTATTTTAATGTCTGACGGTGCTGGTGTGGTCAGTGCGGTTGGCGAGGGCGTAACCGAATTTGCTAAAGGCGATCATGTGGTTTCATTGTTTTTTCCTGACTGGCAGTCGGGCCCGCCCAGGTTAAGCGATTTTTCACGTACCCCTGGCGACGGAATTGATGGCTACGCCCGCGAATATGTCACGCTACCGGCAAGCTGGTTTACGAAAGCGCCTCAGGGCTGGAGCCATGCACAGTCGGCCACCATCACTACCGCGGGTTTAACAGCCTGGCGGGCACTGGTGGTGGAGAGCCAGTTAAAAGCCGGCGATAAAGTACTGTTGCTGGGCACCGGCGGTGTTTCGATTTATGCACTGCAAATTGCCAAAGCCATGGGGGCTCAGGTGGCCATCACTTCTTCCAGTGACGAAAAGCTTGAAAAGGCAAAACAACTGGGCGCTGATTTTACGGTTAACTACAAAAGCGATGAAAACTGGGGCGAAACCGTTGAATCCTGGAGTGATGGCGGCGTAGACCATGTGGTTGAAGTAGGCGGGCCGGCTACTTTGTCGCATTCAATCACGGCGTGCCGTGTAGGCGGTAACATTGTCTTAATTGGCGTGCTCACCGGCATGGGCGGAGAAGTTCCCACCGCGCTGTTGATGAAAAAACAAATAAAACTGACCGGGATCATTGTGGGTTCACACCAGCATCAGCAAGAGTTTGTGAGGGCGCTGGAAACCATGCAGTTTGAACCGGTTATTGATAAATCCTTTAAGCTGGAGGAGCTGGCCGAGGCGTTTCGATATGAAGAGTCGGGTCAGCATTTCGGAAAAATTGTTGCCCAGTACTAA
- a CDS encoding class I SAM-dependent methyltransferase encodes MSPEIVSDTTEEKAILTRCIASKAPIGRPLQILEAGCGNKWQLKLSDINYTLTGVDVDKEAVDLRQRQHNDLHEVIIGDLRTVEMPAQSYDVIYTAYVLEHVGNIERVLDNFQTWLKPGGLLIIKVPDRDTVYGFMARMTPHWVHIWYYRLIKGNKNAGKPGYLPYPTVYDPALGQQALRRFCRHNGLAVKAIFGKNNYLRKRSFRDRVIRIFVQLMSLFSFGRLAWHYNDLIYIIEKNRENSD; translated from the coding sequence GTGAGTCCTGAAATTGTTAGTGACACCACCGAAGAAAAGGCCATTTTGACACGCTGTATCGCCAGTAAAGCGCCCATCGGCCGGCCATTACAAATACTGGAGGCTGGCTGTGGCAATAAGTGGCAACTGAAACTTAGTGATATCAACTATACGCTGACCGGCGTGGATGTCGACAAAGAAGCGGTTGATTTGCGTCAACGCCAGCATAATGATTTGCATGAGGTGATTATCGGCGACCTGCGCACGGTTGAAATGCCAGCTCAGTCTTACGACGTAATTTATACCGCCTATGTGCTTGAGCATGTGGGAAATATTGAAAGAGTGCTGGATAACTTTCAGACCTGGCTTAAACCGGGAGGTCTGCTAATAATAAAGGTGCCGGACCGTGATACGGTGTATGGATTTATGGCCCGGATGACCCCGCACTGGGTCCATATTTGGTACTACCGTCTGATAAAGGGCAATAAAAATGCCGGTAAGCCGGGTTATCTGCCATACCCTACGGTTTATGACCCCGCGCTTGGACAGCAGGCTTTACGCCGTTTTTGTAGACACAACGGGTTAGCGGTCAAGGCCATATTTGGTAAAAATAATTATTTGCGTAAACGGTCATTCCGGGATCGGGTGATTCGTATTTTTGTTCAGCTTATGAGCTTGTTTTCATTCGGGCGGCTGGCCTGGCATTATAATGATCTTATCTACATAATTGAAAAAAATAGAGAAAATTCAGACTGA
- the upp gene encoding uracil phosphoribosyltransferase gives MAVHEIKHPLIQHKLGLMREAGLSSKGFRELASEVGNLLTYEATRDLATEDTSITAWSGDTINVERIAGKKITVVPILRAGLGMLDGVMELIPNAKISVVGLYRDEESLEPVAYFDKVVKHIDERTALIVDPMLATGGTLIATIDLLKQKGCTKIMGLFLVAAPEGIAAVTKIHPDIEIFTASVDEKLNDKGYILPGLGDAGDRIFGTR, from the coding sequence ATGGCAGTTCATGAAATTAAACATCCTCTTATTCAGCACAAACTTGGACTGATGCGCGAAGCCGGGTTAAGCAGCAAGGGATTTCGCGAACTGGCCAGCGAAGTAGGCAACTTACTCACCTACGAGGCCACCCGGGATTTGGCTACCGAAGATACGTCGATCACTGCCTGGTCAGGCGACACCATAAATGTTGAGCGTATTGCTGGCAAAAAAATCACGGTAGTGCCTATTTTGCGCGCGGGTTTAGGAATGTTGGACGGCGTTATGGAGCTTATTCCCAATGCCAAAATCTCGGTGGTCGGCTTGTATCGTGATGAAGAGAGTCTGGAGCCGGTGGCCTACTTTGATAAAGTTGTGAAACACATCGATGAACGTACCGCCCTTATTGTGGATCCTATGCTGGCGACCGGCGGGACGCTGATTGCTACTATCGATCTGCTTAAACAAAAAGGCTGCACCAAAATTATGGGATTGTTCCTGGTGGCTGCGCCCGAAGGCATTGCAGCGGTAACCAAAATACATCCTGACATTGAGATCTTCACTGCCTCGGTAGACGAAAAGCTTAACGATAAAGGTTATATATTGCCTGGACTGGGCGATGCCGGTGACCGTATTTTTGGCACCCGCTGA